The Danio rerio strain Tuebingen ecotype United States chromosome 1, GRCz12tu, whole genome shotgun sequence genome includes a region encoding these proteins:
- the LOC141386115 gene encoding uncharacterized protein, which translates to MSAIKRAGSLARTLPAWLARASPSQKLIRTIRIGFVIQFAKRLSKFTGVYFHQAQSCVRPVLREEIAVLLAKDAIEQVSTVEMESGFYSPYFIMPKKSSGLWPILDLLVLNRCHHRLRFKMLTQKCINRNVRPLDWFAAKDLKDAYYMSPYFHANGSFCGLRSRIEHDSTRSSPSSSLSVSLKVLWHLHLLGFQVNREKSWLAPMQSSSFFGLDLDSITMKACLSRERAELELNCRREFDKKRWSPENFSEAHAAADLWKGTQLHWHINCLELLAVFLTLHRFLPVLRGQHVPHVFPSEPAHAVTVQT; encoded by the exons ATGTCAGCGATCAAGCGGGCGGGCTCACTTGCGAGgactctgcctgcctggttagcgcgggccagcccatCGCAAAAGCTCATTCGTACGATCAGAATAGGCTTTGTGATACAGTTCGCGAAACGGCTTTCCAAattcacgggtgtgtattttcACCAGGCTCAGTCCTGCGTCCGCCccgtcttgcgagaggagattgctgtcctcctggcgaaggatgcaatcgagcaggTCTCTACAgtcgagatggagagcgggttttacagcccatacttcatcatGCCCAAAAAGAGCAGTGGGTtatggccaatcctagatctgctcgttttgaaccgctgccatCACAGGCTGCGCTTCAAAATGCTTACACAGAAGTGCATCAACCGAAACGTTCGTCCTCTGGATTGGTTTGCTGCAAAAGATCTGAAGGACGCGTATTACATGTCTCCGTACTTCCACGCCAACGGCAGTTTCTGCGGTCTGCGTTCGAGGATCGAGCATGACAGTACAAGATCCTCCCCTTCaagctctctctctgtctctctcaagGTGCTCtggcacctccacctgttggggtttcaggtcaatcGAGAAAAGAGCTGGCTCGCCCCCATGCAGAGCTCCTCCTTTTTTGGATTGGacctggactcgatcaccatgaaGGCGTGCCTCTCAAGAGAGCGTGCCGAGCTAGAGCTGAACTGTCGGAGAGAGTTTGACAAAAAAAGGTGGTCCCCTGAAAacttttcagaggctc atgctgctgcggacctgtggaagggaacccagctgcattggcatatcaactgcctagagctgttggcagtgtttctcACTCtgcaccgctttttaccggtgctgagGGGGCAACACGTGCCCCACGTTTTtcccagtgagcctgctcacgcagttactgtgcaaaccTAG